In Macadamia integrifolia cultivar HAES 741 chromosome 12, SCU_Mint_v3, whole genome shotgun sequence, the following are encoded in one genomic region:
- the LOC122094754 gene encoding uncharacterized protein LOC122094754, with translation MEERRSEGDDMDNGDREALDRGPPPQGPEVNASTRSYARVVGLASWPAIDSLPEPIQAGNITRIVIPQNDYEAKRQNFRFALIGRVNFRLLSLDDLRQEARDNWKLNQGVVMHPLGKGYVIFQFRCEGDKAAIWRRTPLRVRGQLIRLQHWRPDFNIHEKNSFTKLVWVRFPDLPLEYWHDNVLLSIAKAVGRPVTLDNHTRQGILGYFARVLVEVDSSEAATRVEEVQVERFEPGTTKIFGFRQRVIYEDNCAKCGFCKRMGHQVNNCRLKKMEDEKQSARDNVRVPGAILKNKGELPIEEGNGSAGQSHNKISSQLPNIEEGVIQINLNPANTNLPILETVGFAQERAESEKDSSDDVEGSDSVSESDLESDSDQNSGSKESGPYQVRSSPVYDTVDTSQQEVSLARVSQGPVRMSSRTKRTGLIQGSSRGGLTSRGGRISSSGYGPAPTSTISRREIAVMGAQAVDRAVLLGEQGKTVGEKKGKKKKGGGQTSISDKIADSTS, from the exons ATGGAAGAGAGGCGCTCTGAAGGTGATGATATGGATAATGGTGATCGTGAGGCTTTGGATCGAGGACCCCCTCCTCAGGGGCCGGAGGTGAATGCATCTACTCGTTCTTATGCAAGGGTGGTAGGTCTCGCCTCATGGCCTGCAATTGATTCGCTCCCAGAGCCGATTCAAGCAGGAAATATTACAAGAATCGTCATACCACAGAATGATTATGAAGCAAAGAGACAGAATTTCAGGTTTGCTCTAATAGGCCGTGTAAATTTTCGTCTTTTATCTTTGGATGATTTACGTCAAGAGGCAAGAGATAACTGGAAATTGAATCAAGGGGTTGTGATGCACCCTCTGGGAAAAGGCTATGTCATTTTTCAATTTCGATGTGAGGGTGATAAGGCGGCTATTTGGAGAAGAACCCCTTTGCGTGTGCGTGGACAGTTAATTCGGCTTCAACACTGGAGACCGGACTTTAACATCCATGAGAAAAATTCCTTCACGAAACTCGTGTGGGTTCGTTTCCCAGACCTTCccttggaatattggcatgataATGTCCTTCTCTCCATTGCGAAGGCGGTGGGACGTCCAGTTACCCTGGATAATCATACTAGACAAGGAATTTTGGGATATTTTGCCCGAGTGCTGGTTGAAGTTGATAGCTCGGAAGCTGCTACTCGGGTTGAGGAGGTTCAGGTAGAGAGATTTGAACCAGGTACTACTAAGATTTTTGGTTTTCGTCAGCGAGTAATATATGAAGATAATTGTGCAAAGTGTGGTTTCTGTAAGCGGATGGGTCATCAAGTAAATAATTGTCGACTCAAAAAGATGGAGGATGAGAAGCAGAGTGCTCGTGACAATGTAAGGGTACCAGGTGCG attttgaaaaataaaggggAGTTACCTATTGAAGAGGGAAACGGCTCTGCTGGACAATCTCATAATAAAATATCTTCTCAACTTCCAAATATAGAAGAAGGTgtgattcaaattaatttgaatccGGCTAATACAAATCTCCCAATTTTGGAAACTGTGGGATTTGCGCAGGAGAGAGCTGAGTCAGAGAAGGACTctagtgatgatgtggaggggTCTGATTCGGTTTCTGAATCAGACTTAGAATCTGATTCAGACCAGAATTCTGGTTCAAAAGAGAGTGGACCGTATCAGGTCCGATCTTCCCCAGTCTATGATACGGTGGATACTTCTCAGCAGGAAGTCTCTTTGGCGAGGGTGTCGCAGGGTCCTGTGAGAATGTCATCGCGTACAAAGAGAACGGGACTGATTCAGGGATCCAGTCGGGGCGGCCTGACGAGCAGGGGTGGTCGGATCTCTTCCTCTGGGTATGGTCCGGCCCCTACCTCTACAATTAGTAGAAGGGAGATTGCTGTGATGGGTGCTCAGGCAGTGGATAGAGCTGTTTTGCTAGGTGAGCAGGGTAAAacagtgggagaaaaaaaggggaagaagaaaaaaggaggaggTCAGACATCTATATCTGACAAGATCGCGGACTCAACAAGTTGA